One uncultured Hyphomonas sp. genomic region harbors:
- a CDS encoding cytochrome P450, producing MTLQNVTDTYQQEVPPQAPSNAPVFDLAPPVNLTDPEVFSSHGGYTHEAFALMREKAPVMWHPEQAAAGFWAVTSYDLVKTVELDPATYSSQRGGILMTYGLPDQPRHPLLHSSSLNSLINLDRPYHTPLRMEHMHFFRPGFVAELRKRVDAYVTELLDAMEKQGPVVDMVEMFSAELPLFTLCEILGVPAADRPKLVHWMHFLETSQYRAQQEGLGNVTPEEMMEFINEIQAMFDFGRHLLAERRKEPKEDLLSAIANVEIDGKPLSPEFLDGSWLLIVFAGNDTTRNSLSGTMRLLTEFPDQEAKLQANPDLFPNFVHEAIRMVSPVTYMRRTATTDTELGGQPIAEGDKVVMYYAAANRDPSKFPDPNRFDITRENAKEHLAFGHGPHVCLGQRVANMQLEAAYRQILSRFPDVKWTGEQTIAPNNFVHAISSLMVDLGT from the coding sequence ATGACGCTTCAGAATGTAACCGACACCTACCAGCAGGAAGTCCCGCCGCAGGCGCCTTCCAACGCGCCCGTGTTTGATCTCGCTCCGCCGGTGAACCTTACCGATCCGGAAGTGTTTTCCAGTCATGGCGGCTACACGCATGAGGCTTTCGCCCTGATGCGGGAGAAGGCCCCGGTCATGTGGCACCCGGAACAGGCCGCCGCCGGCTTCTGGGCGGTCACCTCCTATGATCTGGTCAAGACAGTGGAGCTGGACCCGGCGACTTACTCGTCCCAGCGCGGCGGCATCCTGATGACCTATGGCCTGCCGGACCAGCCGCGCCATCCGCTGCTCCATTCTTCCAGCCTCAACAGCCTGATCAATCTCGACCGGCCCTATCACACGCCGCTTCGCATGGAGCACATGCACTTCTTCCGCCCCGGCTTCGTCGCGGAATTGCGAAAGCGCGTGGACGCCTATGTGACCGAACTGCTCGACGCGATGGAGAAACAGGGCCCGGTGGTCGACATGGTGGAAATGTTCTCCGCCGAACTGCCGCTGTTCACCTTATGTGAAATCCTCGGCGTCCCGGCGGCCGACCGGCCGAAACTGGTCCACTGGATGCACTTCCTGGAAACCTCGCAATACCGGGCCCAGCAGGAAGGCCTCGGCAATGTGACGCCGGAAGAGATGATGGAGTTCATCAACGAAATCCAGGCAATGTTCGATTTCGGCCGGCACCTCCTGGCCGAACGTCGGAAGGAGCCGAAAGAGGACCTGCTCTCCGCCATCGCCAATGTCGAGATCGACGGTAAACCGCTGAGCCCGGAATTCCTGGACGGCTCATGGCTGCTGATCGTGTTTGCGGGCAATGATACGACGCGTAACTCCCTCTCCGGAACGATGCGCCTGCTGACGGAATTCCCGGACCAAGAAGCGAAGCTGCAGGCCAATCCGGACCTGTTCCCGAACTTCGTCCACGAAGCGATCCGCATGGTCTCCCCGGTCACCTATATGCGCCGCACGGCCACGACGGATACGGAACTCGGCGGCCAGCCCATCGCGGAGGGCGACAAGGTGGTCATGTACTACGCCGCTGCCAATCGGGACCCGTCAAAATTCCCGGACCCGAACCGCTTCGACATCACCCGTGAAAATGCGAAAGAGCACCTCGCCTTCGGTCATGGGCCGCATGTCTGCTTGGGACAGCGTGTTGCCAACATGCAGCTGGAAGCGGCTTACCGGCAGATCCTGTCGCGCTTTCCGGATGTAAAATGGACCGGCGAGCAGACCATCGCACCGAACAATTTCGTTCACGCCATCTCCAGCCTCATGGTGGACCTTGGAACATGA
- a CDS encoding DUF2855 family protein, with translation MSDFLIRRDDLRDVKWTDQPTAPLADGCARLKVEAFALTANNVTYATFGDAMKYWDFFPAADPAFGRVPVWGFATVEESKAEGVSAGQRVYGYLPISDRFDVTPAKVSKTSFVDGAEHRQPMAAIYNTYIFTAADPSYDKAFEAQQMLFRPLFTTGWMIDDSLMETGDPIPETVVISSASSKTAMALAHCLKERGNVDTVALTSKGNKAFVESTKLYGRVRTYADVDRLHARGLTAFVDFLGRPTLTADVHNALKDRLVRSLVIGVTDWEGNRAPIQLPDPQPEFFFVPTYAAERTKQMGAAALNAKLGQSLLSFYKASRKFVKPKTSKGHEAISSAWLKTLDAEVSPSSGLILTP, from the coding sequence ATGAGCGATTTTCTCATCCGCCGCGACGATCTGCGCGACGTCAAATGGACCGATCAGCCGACCGCGCCGCTGGCCGATGGCTGTGCGCGGCTGAAGGTCGAAGCGTTTGCCCTGACCGCCAACAATGTCACCTACGCCACGTTTGGCGACGCGATGAAATATTGGGACTTTTTCCCGGCCGCCGACCCGGCCTTCGGGCGCGTCCCGGTCTGGGGCTTTGCCACGGTGGAAGAGTCAAAGGCCGAAGGCGTCTCCGCCGGCCAGCGCGTCTACGGATACCTTCCGATCTCAGACCGCTTCGATGTCACGCCCGCGAAAGTCAGCAAGACAAGTTTCGTCGACGGCGCCGAACACCGCCAGCCCATGGCCGCGATTTACAATACCTACATCTTCACGGCTGCCGACCCGTCCTACGACAAGGCGTTCGAAGCACAGCAGATGCTGTTCCGTCCGCTGTTCACCACCGGCTGGATGATCGACGATTCCCTGATGGAAACGGGCGACCCGATCCCCGAAACGGTCGTCATCTCCTCCGCGTCGTCCAAGACTGCGATGGCACTAGCGCACTGCCTGAAGGAGCGCGGCAACGTGGACACAGTGGCGCTGACGTCAAAGGGCAACAAGGCGTTCGTTGAATCCACGAAGCTTTATGGCCGGGTGCGCACTTACGCTGATGTGGACCGCCTGCACGCGCGCGGCCTGACCGCCTTTGTCGACTTCCTCGGACGGCCGACGCTGACGGCGGATGTCCACAATGCGCTGAAGGACCGGCTGGTGCGCAGCCTCGTCATCGGCGTGACGGACTGGGAAGGCAATCGCGCGCCGATCCAGCTGCCCGATCCGCAACCGGAATTCTTCTTTGTGCCGACCTATGCCGCTGAACGCACCAAGCAGATGGGCGCTGCAGCCCTCAACGCCAAACTCGGCCAGTCGCTGCTCAGCTTCTACAAGGCATCGCGCAAGTTCGTGAAACCGAAAACGAGCAAAGGGCATGAGGCGATTTCGTCTGCATGGCTGAAGACGCTGGATGCCGAAGTCAGCCCCTCCTCGGGCCTGATCCTCACGCCGTGA
- a CDS encoding enoyl-CoA hydratase/isomerase family protein yields MTDALVTRQDKDGCAILTLNRPDKLNALTVGMFRELRAHVSDLYKDDTIGCVVLRGAGKCFSAGHDLADIAEGEAVPSRGWHSETLRLMERLPKPVIAAVHGHCYTGALEVALAADFIIAAESARFGDTHAKWALTPIWGMSQRLPRRVGIATAKRLMFTAEMIRADEAFRIGLTEMVVPDAEFDAAIEKLAGQITENSAFSHTANKRLLEATDARDMDSGLQWEVLNSEGVGPDMQARIGAFTGKSPKAKT; encoded by the coding sequence ATGACTGACGCGCTCGTTACCCGCCAGGACAAGGATGGCTGCGCCATCCTCACCCTGAACCGCCCGGACAAGCTGAACGCCCTGACAGTTGGCATGTTCCGCGAACTCCGCGCGCATGTGTCCGATCTCTACAAGGACGACACAATCGGTTGCGTGGTGCTGCGCGGCGCCGGGAAATGCTTTTCCGCCGGGCACGACCTTGCCGACATTGCCGAGGGCGAAGCGGTGCCATCGCGCGGCTGGCATTCCGAAACGCTGCGCCTGATGGAGCGCCTGCCAAAGCCGGTGATCGCAGCCGTGCATGGGCATTGCTATACCGGCGCGCTGGAAGTCGCCCTGGCCGCAGACTTCATCATCGCCGCCGAAAGCGCGCGTTTCGGTGACACACACGCCAAATGGGCGCTGACCCCGATCTGGGGCATGAGCCAGCGCCTGCCGCGCCGGGTTGGCATCGCGACGGCCAAGCGCCTTATGTTCACAGCGGAAATGATCCGCGCAGACGAAGCCTTCCGCATCGGCCTGACCGAGATGGTGGTGCCGGATGCCGAGTTCGACGCAGCAATCGAAAAACTGGCGGGACAGATCACGGAAAACTCTGCCTTTTCTCATACCGCCAACAAGCGCCTTCTGGAAGCCACCGATGCACGCGATATGGACAGCGGCCTGCAATGGGAGGTACTCAACAGTGAGGGCGTGGGGCCTGACATGCAGGCTCGAATCGGGGCCTTTACAGGGAAGTCACCGAAAGCGAAAACATGA
- a CDS encoding serine hydrolase gives MVLLKRVSLVFAALIVAAGIGWILIGPEWRALLAHQPYGRDVLFWNQAQRDAGFRMIDRIPFVIESHTIAHGDTVRDLPEGEPLDPGIDLDAYLAANRTAGLVILQDGKVRLERYEMGFRPDGRWTSFSVAKSLTSTLVGAAVKDGAIRSIDDPVSDYIDELKGSEYDGVTVRQVLTMTSGIDWNEDYSDPQSDVARFDLQEAEPGKSALATYMAGLERAHPAGEVWNYSTGETNLIGVLVSRATGRELAGYLSEKIWAPYGMAQDATWLLGHDGHEISGCCIQASVRDYARFGQFMLEGGKAGGQDVLPEGWIEAATVKQADIGSPGEGYGYQWWTWDDGSYQADGIFGQGIFIDPNRNLVIASNASWTSALGDVGGEWEARKAFYKTVQHAIDLEAAAPQGDGAP, from the coding sequence ATGGTCCTTTTGAAACGCGTGAGCCTTGTGTTCGCCGCGCTGATCGTCGCGGCGGGGATCGGCTGGATCCTGATCGGGCCGGAATGGCGCGCGCTGCTCGCGCACCAGCCCTATGGCCGGGACGTCTTGTTCTGGAACCAGGCGCAGCGCGATGCGGGCTTCCGCATGATCGACCGCATTCCCTTCGTCATCGAGTCTCATACCATCGCCCATGGCGACACGGTGCGCGACCTGCCCGAGGGCGAGCCGCTGGACCCCGGCATCGATCTGGATGCCTATCTCGCCGCCAACCGGACAGCAGGCCTGGTCATTCTGCAGGACGGGAAAGTCCGGCTGGAGCGCTATGAGATGGGCTTTCGTCCGGATGGCCGCTGGACCAGTTTTTCCGTCGCCAAATCCCTCACCTCCACGCTGGTCGGCGCTGCCGTGAAAGACGGGGCCATCCGCAGCATAGATGATCCGGTATCGGACTATATCGATGAGCTGAAGGGATCCGAATATGATGGCGTGACGGTCCGTCAGGTGCTGACCATGACGTCGGGGATCGACTGGAACGAGGATTATAGCGACCCGCAGTCCGATGTTGCCCGGTTCGACCTGCAGGAAGCGGAGCCAGGCAAGAGCGCGCTGGCGACCTATATGGCGGGCCTCGAGCGGGCGCACCCGGCGGGCGAGGTGTGGAACTATTCCACGGGCGAGACCAATCTGATCGGCGTGCTGGTCAGCCGCGCCACAGGCCGGGAACTCGCCGGGTACCTGTCCGAAAAGATCTGGGCGCCCTATGGCATGGCGCAGGACGCAACCTGGCTGCTCGGCCATGACGGGCATGAGATCAGCGGCTGTTGCATCCAGGCCTCGGTGCGGGACTATGCGCGCTTCGGCCAGTTCATGCTGGAAGGCGGCAAGGCCGGCGGACAGGATGTGCTGCCTGAGGGCTGGATTGAAGCCGCCACCGTGAAGCAGGCCGACATCGGCTCGCCCGGCGAAGGCTATGGCTATCAGTGGTGGACCTGGGATGACGGGTCGTATCAGGCGGATGGCATCTTCGGGCAGGGCATCTTCATCGATCCGAACCGCAATCTCGTCATCGCCTCGAATGCGAGCTGGACCTCGGCGCTCGGAGATGTCGGCGGCGAATGGGAAGCCCGCAAGGCCTTCTACAAGACAGTTCAACACGCCATCGATCTGGAGGCCGCGGCACCGCAGGGTGACGGCGCGCCATGA
- a CDS encoding crotonase/enoyl-CoA hydratase family protein, giving the protein MSGFETLLYSTQDGHARITLNRPDKLNALSFVMQAELSAALWEADNDRDVHCVILEGAGRAFCAGYDLSGADGDVPVSPVEDKDAKSYRGHRSIDDDAWQLERQQRWRMALFDMHKPVIAKVHGYCLAGGCDLALLADMVIAADDATFGFPPARDLGALPNNFWVYNCGPQWAKRLLLTGDTVTGTEAQAIGLILKAVPGEHLEDEVVGLAGRMAKIDPDLLSANKRIVNLAMELMGARTLQRLAVENDVRGHNTRAADGFRASVAEKGLKATLRARDAAFGDGRARVFGPETRDEAGRLTDD; this is encoded by the coding sequence GTGAGCGGATTTGAGACGCTTCTCTATTCGACGCAGGACGGGCATGCGCGCATCACGCTGAACCGGCCTGACAAGCTGAACGCGCTCTCTTTCGTCATGCAGGCAGAACTCTCCGCCGCCCTCTGGGAGGCTGACAATGACCGGGATGTGCACTGCGTGATCCTGGAAGGCGCCGGCCGGGCCTTCTGCGCGGGCTACGACCTCTCCGGTGCAGACGGCGACGTGCCTGTCTCGCCGGTAGAGGACAAGGACGCCAAATCCTATCGCGGCCATCGCAGTATTGATGACGATGCCTGGCAGCTGGAGCGCCAGCAGCGCTGGCGGATGGCGCTGTTCGACATGCACAAGCCGGTGATTGCGAAAGTCCACGGCTATTGCCTGGCGGGCGGGTGCGACCTGGCATTGCTGGCCGACATGGTGATCGCCGCCGATGATGCGACCTTCGGCTTTCCGCCCGCGCGGGACCTTGGCGCATTGCCCAATAATTTCTGGGTCTATAATTGCGGGCCGCAATGGGCAAAGCGCCTGTTGCTGACCGGAGACACGGTGACCGGCACCGAGGCGCAGGCCATCGGCCTGATTTTGAAAGCCGTACCGGGGGAGCATCTGGAAGATGAAGTCGTCGGCCTTGCCGGGCGGATGGCCAAGATCGACCCGGACCTCCTGTCTGCCAACAAGCGGATCGTGAATCTCGCCATGGAGCTGATGGGCGCGCGGACGCTGCAGCGGCTCGCTGTGGAAAACGACGTACGCGGACATAACACGCGCGCAGCGGACGGCTTCCGGGCGAGCGTCGCCGAGAAGGGGCTGAAGGCCACGCTGAGAGCGCGCGACGCGGCCTTCGGCGATGGACGCGCCCGCGTCTTCGGACCGGAAACACGCGATGAGGCCGGCCGGCTGACAGACGACTAA
- a CDS encoding amidohydrolase family protein gives MKRFGLAALAAVAFAGIATAQDAVIHAGYLLATPGDGYLRKQTIVVEDGRIVSVEAGYKPGPKGVPVINLRDAYVMPGLIDSHVHITSESGPGERIRAFEETTVDQAFDGAGYAHKTLLAGFTTVQDVGGSNDSVFGLRDAIAKGLVPGPRMRAAGQAVSVTGGHGDINGYAPDVMALFTGTNICNGADDCRRAVRQQVKEGADVIKITATGGVMSNTKAGLEQQFTDDELVAIVETAHSMGRQVTAHAHGKGGIESALRAGIDSIEHGTYLDDETIALFKEHNATLVPTVLAGATVSGWVDEPWFPEASRQKAAIVGPLMQDMLRRAHEGGVNVAFGTDTGVSKHGDNAQEFALMVGAGFTPEEAIRAATVIASEHVEMDADIGTITPGKYADIIAVTADPLKDITELEDVDFVMKGGVVYKNED, from the coding sequence ATGAAACGGTTCGGTCTGGCCGCGCTCGCGGCTGTGGCATTCGCAGGTATTGCAACTGCGCAGGACGCGGTGATCCACGCAGGTTACCTGCTGGCGACACCCGGAGACGGCTATCTGCGCAAGCAGACCATTGTTGTGGAAGATGGCCGGATCGTTTCGGTCGAAGCAGGCTACAAGCCGGGGCCGAAAGGGGTTCCGGTGATCAATCTGCGCGATGCCTATGTGATGCCGGGCCTGATCGACAGTCACGTGCACATCACCAGCGAATCAGGCCCCGGTGAGCGGATCCGGGCTTTCGAGGAAACCACGGTCGACCAGGCGTTTGACGGGGCAGGCTACGCCCACAAGACGCTGCTGGCAGGGTTCACCACGGTGCAGGACGTCGGTGGATCTAACGATTCCGTGTTCGGCCTGCGCGACGCAATCGCCAAGGGACTGGTGCCCGGGCCGCGCATGCGGGCGGCTGGTCAGGCCGTGTCGGTCACGGGCGGTCATGGCGACATCAACGGCTATGCGCCGGATGTCATGGCGCTGTTCACCGGTACCAATATCTGCAACGGCGCTGACGATTGCCGCCGGGCGGTCCGCCAGCAGGTGAAGGAAGGCGCAGACGTCATCAAGATCACCGCGACAGGCGGTGTGATGTCCAACACCAAGGCCGGTCTGGAACAGCAGTTCACCGATGACGAGCTCGTCGCCATCGTCGAGACCGCCCATTCCATGGGCCGCCAGGTGACAGCGCATGCGCATGGCAAAGGCGGGATTGAATCGGCCCTGCGTGCCGGAATCGATTCCATCGAGCACGGCACATACCTGGACGACGAAACCATCGCCCTGTTCAAGGAACACAACGCAACGCTGGTGCCGACTGTTCTGGCCGGCGCAACGGTCAGCGGCTGGGTAGACGAGCCGTGGTTCCCGGAAGCAAGCCGTCAGAAAGCCGCCATCGTCGGCCCGCTGATGCAGGACATGTTGCGCCGGGCCCATGAGGGCGGCGTGAACGTGGCCTTCGGTACCGATACGGGCGTCTCGAAGCATGGTGACAATGCCCAGGAATTCGCCCTGATGGTGGGCGCTGGCTTCACGCCGGAAGAGGCCATCCGCGCGGCGACGGTCATCGCGTCCGAACATGTCGAGATGGATGCCGACATCGGCACGATCACACCGGGCAAATATGCGGACATCATTGCGGTTACGGCCGATCCTCTGAAAGACATCACGGAACTCGAAGACGTCGATTTCGTGATGAAAGGCGGCGTGGTCTACAAAAACGAAGACTGA
- a CDS encoding DEAD/DEAH box helicase, whose amino-acid sequence MTKFSDLGLNPLLMKAIAEEGYETPTPIQAQAIPLLLEDKDLLGIAQTGTGKTAAFALPTLDFMLEFPQKRRARSARVLVLAPTRELAGQIADSFRTYSRHMDCNVQTVFGGVNINAQRRALQGGADVLVATPGRLLDLVGQKAVSLQEVEVLILDEADQMLDMGFIHDLKKIVAQVPKDRQTLLFSATMPKLISDLAQQFLDNPVRVSVTPPSTTAERVDQGVYHVSNNDKLELLFDVLNNPEIDRALVFTRTKHGADKVVRKLLAKGLDAKAIHGNKSQPQRLKALDAFKNGTCKVLVATDIAARGIDIDGISHVVNFEVPNVPEQYVHRIGRTARAGRTGLAVSFVAEDERYYLRDIEKTIGMEVDVLKAPEGTKVDLLPTPDPNERLYKPKGPARGNGGGRSGGGGRGGQRRPQAKAKPQGGAGKPGGKQGGRSRGGKKRKLEGARG is encoded by the coding sequence ATGACCAAGTTTTCAGACCTCGGCCTGAACCCGCTTCTTATGAAAGCCATCGCGGAAGAAGGCTATGAGACGCCGACCCCGATTCAGGCACAGGCCATTCCGCTGCTGCTGGAAGACAAAGACCTTCTGGGCATCGCCCAGACCGGCACCGGCAAGACGGCGGCCTTCGCGCTGCCGACGCTCGACTTCATGCTGGAGTTTCCGCAGAAACGCCGGGCACGGAGCGCGCGCGTTCTCGTGCTGGCGCCAACCCGTGAACTCGCCGGCCAGATCGCCGACAGCTTCCGCACCTATTCGCGCCACATGGACTGCAACGTGCAGACCGTATTTGGCGGCGTGAACATCAATGCGCAGCGCCGCGCCCTTCAGGGCGGCGCGGACGTGCTGGTGGCAACGCCGGGTCGTCTGCTCGACCTTGTCGGCCAGAAAGCCGTCAGCCTGCAGGAAGTCGAAGTCCTGATCCTCGACGAAGCCGACCAGATGCTGGACATGGGCTTTATCCACGACCTGAAGAAGATCGTGGCGCAGGTGCCGAAGGATCGGCAGACCCTGCTGTTCTCGGCCACCATGCCGAAGCTGATCTCCGATCTTGCGCAGCAATTCCTCGACAATCCGGTACGCGTCTCGGTGACGCCGCCGTCCACCACGGCCGAACGTGTGGACCAGGGCGTCTACCACGTGTCCAACAATGACAAGCTGGAACTTCTGTTCGATGTCCTGAACAATCCGGAAATCGACCGGGCTCTCGTCTTTACCCGGACGAAGCATGGTGCCGACAAGGTGGTGCGCAAGCTGCTCGCCAAGGGGCTCGATGCGAAAGCCATCCATGGCAACAAATCCCAGCCGCAGCGTCTGAAGGCGCTGGATGCCTTCAAGAACGGTACCTGCAAGGTGCTGGTTGCGACCGACATCGCTGCCCGCGGCATCGACATTGACGGCATCAGCCATGTCGTGAACTTCGAAGTGCCGAACGTGCCGGAACAATATGTGCACCGTATCGGACGCACCGCGCGTGCCGGCCGGACCGGCCTTGCCGTGTCCTTCGTGGCGGAAGATGAGCGCTATTACCTGCGCGATATCGAGAAGACGATCGGCATGGAAGTCGACGTGCTGAAGGCCCCGGAAGGGACGAAGGTCGATCTTCTGCCGACGCCGGATCCGAACGAACGCCTCTACAAGCCGAAAGGCCCGGCCCGTGGAAACGGCGGTGGCCGTTCTGGTGGTGGCGGCCGTGGTGGCCAGCGCCGTCCGCAAGCCAAAGCCAAGCCGCAAGGCGGTGCAGGCAAGCCCGGCGGCAAGCAGGGTGGCCGCAGCCGCGGTGGCAAGAAGCGTAAGCTGGAAGGCGCGCGCGGCTAG
- a CDS encoding OmpA family protein: MALATRMVTGAAAVLALAACSGQDSAQTAQPTASAAEADCIPIADGTYQIRDGKILVMRTDASAVPEPAPIPDLPAGAVGWAAKLEQSFATGQYPWLGLQVRDGVAAVIGTAPGLAARDVSFITAKSAIENDPEGAEKADLIVNAMGVEGIEERLGAGLTRLMMSDLTVNDCQDAFNKTLRVDDIDFPVNMAVLNAAELPVADMVTGIARLCSAYNIEIAEHTDSRGSDSYNLQLSRQRAKAIRDYMVERGVDEAVLTAKGYGESQPIDSGNSAEARDRNERTEIIVTVR, from the coding sequence ATGGCTCTGGCGACACGAATGGTTACCGGCGCTGCGGCAGTCCTGGCGCTGGCCGCCTGTTCGGGGCAGGACAGTGCCCAAACGGCACAACCGACGGCCAGTGCGGCCGAGGCGGACTGTATCCCGATTGCGGACGGCACCTATCAGATCCGTGACGGCAAGATCCTTGTCATGCGCACAGATGCGTCGGCTGTGCCGGAACCGGCCCCGATCCCGGATCTTCCGGCAGGCGCTGTCGGCTGGGCGGCAAAGCTCGAACAATCTTTCGCAACAGGCCAGTATCCCTGGCTTGGTCTGCAGGTTCGCGACGGCGTTGCCGCAGTGATCGGCACGGCCCCGGGGCTGGCTGCCCGGGATGTGAGCTTCATCACCGCAAAATCCGCGATCGAGAACGACCCGGAAGGCGCGGAGAAGGCGGACCTGATCGTCAATGCGATGGGTGTGGAAGGCATCGAAGAGCGCCTTGGCGCAGGCCTGACCCGCCTCATGATGAGCGACCTGACCGTCAATGACTGCCAGGATGCCTTCAACAAGACCCTGCGCGTCGATGATATCGATTTCCCGGTCAATATGGCCGTGCTGAATGCGGCGGAATTGCCTGTGGCCGACATGGTCACCGGCATCGCGCGCCTTTGCTCCGCCTATAATATCGAGATCGCCGAACATACGGACTCGCGCGGATCGGACAGCTACAATCTCCAGCTTTCCCGCCAGCGGGCGAAAGCCATCCGTGATTACATGGTAGAGCGCGGGGTGGACGAAGCGGTGTTGACGGCCAAGGGGTATGGGGAATCCCAGCCCATCGACAGCGGCAATTCCGCAGAAGCCCGTGACCGGAATGAACGGACCGAGATCATCGTCACCGTCCGCTGA
- a CDS encoding acetyl-CoA hydrolase/transferase C-terminal domain-containing protein: protein MTATQDLLRDLRADTNGAPRIYVPGGPAEPACLADALRTAPDLADGATFIGHWLPGINRTAWTGFHPGTRAEGTFLYSEYRSAFEERRYRLIPIHYSMAYDWLKTVPLDAAFIPVSAPNKRGEVSLSLGTDMSPALVARKQVRLIAVIRPDLPFPATAPHVPLSDFASVIEDDAPLITLADPPLSDEAKAIAANVATLLGDGFTVQSGIGSVQQIAMAAAAHHKHIRIHTGMITDAALEAVDAGAISSAPGAILTGTAIGTAPLYGAAGRDPRFNFQPVSITHSVPVMASIPRLAAINGGVEVDLFGQLNSEWVKGRQVASTGGLGNFVRGAGLSAGGRSIIALPATARGGTLSRIVVQLASPTVTLPRAEAGYVVTEYGVADLASADVDQRAERLIAVAAPAFRDSLANDWAKLRASL, encoded by the coding sequence GTGACGGCAACACAGGACCTGCTTCGCGACCTGAGGGCCGATACGAACGGCGCGCCGCGCATCTATGTTCCCGGTGGCCCGGCTGAACCGGCCTGCCTTGCCGATGCTTTGCGCACCGCACCGGACCTTGCCGATGGCGCCACGTTCATCGGCCACTGGCTGCCCGGCATCAACCGGACGGCCTGGACGGGCTTCCACCCCGGCACGCGCGCAGAAGGCACGTTTCTCTATTCCGAATACCGCTCAGCTTTCGAGGAACGCCGCTACCGCCTCATCCCTATCCACTACTCGATGGCGTATGACTGGCTGAAAACGGTGCCTTTGGATGCCGCCTTCATTCCCGTATCTGCGCCAAACAAGCGGGGCGAGGTATCGCTCAGCCTTGGCACGGACATGTCGCCCGCGCTGGTGGCCAGAAAACAGGTGCGCCTGATCGCGGTCATCCGGCCCGACTTGCCATTTCCGGCGACCGCGCCGCACGTGCCGCTCTCCGATTTCGCAAGTGTCATTGAAGATGACGCGCCGCTGATCACGCTGGCTGACCCTCCGCTATCGGATGAGGCAAAAGCCATCGCCGCGAACGTCGCCACATTGTTGGGGGACGGCTTCACCGTTCAGTCCGGCATTGGCAGTGTGCAGCAGATCGCCATGGCGGCGGCGGCGCACCACAAGCACATCCGTATCCACACAGGCATGATCACCGATGCCGCACTGGAAGCAGTGGATGCCGGTGCCATCAGTTCAGCGCCGGGCGCCATCCTGACCGGCACGGCCATCGGAACGGCGCCGCTTTACGGCGCCGCCGGACGCGATCCGCGATTCAATTTCCAGCCTGTCAGCATCACCCATTCCGTCCCGGTCATGGCGTCCATCCCCCGCCTCGCCGCCATCAATGGCGGGGTGGAAGTGGACCTGTTCGGCCAGCTTAATTCCGAATGGGTGAAAGGCCGGCAGGTCGCCTCGACCGGCGGGCTCGGCAATTTCGTGCGCGGGGCCGGGCTCTCAGCCGGCGGACGCAGCATCATCGCCCTGCCCGCCACCGCACGCGGCGGCACATTATCCCGGATCGTGGTCCAGCTCGCCTCGCCAACGGTCACGCTTCCCCGTGCCGAAGCAGGTTATGTGGTGACCGAATATGGCGTGGCGGACCTGGCAAGTGCGGATGTCGACCAGCGCGCCGAACGGCTGATCGCCGTCGCCGCACCGGCCTTCCGTGACAGCCTCGCCAATGACTGGGCGAAGCTGCGCGCCAGCCTCTAG
- a CDS encoding DUF4262 domain-containing protein gives MALSPELQAVANNVDRDGWTKVYVQKDPADPNSRLLFTVTVGMQEKFGLPELVIFGLNPETADGMVHNVAAKLVNEKKWTGEPLTMDGVLNEADVELRPVHPEHLGEVGAINIMIRRETGRPPLGGMIQVFWPGDDGLFPWDPDSTDEFRDQPRLDISWKKD, from the coding sequence ATGGCGCTTTCCCCCGAATTGCAGGCCGTGGCCAACAATGTCGACCGCGATGGCTGGACGAAGGTCTATGTCCAGAAAGACCCGGCAGATCCAAACTCCCGCCTCTTGTTCACGGTGACGGTCGGCATGCAGGAAAAGTTCGGCCTGCCCGAACTTGTCATCTTCGGGCTCAACCCCGAAACGGCTGACGGCATGGTGCATAATGTTGCCGCCAAGCTGGTGAACGAGAAGAAGTGGACCGGCGAGCCGCTCACTATGGATGGTGTGCTGAACGAAGCCGATGTCGAGCTGCGCCCGGTCCATCCGGAACACCTCGGCGAAGTCGGTGCGATCAATATCATGATCCGCCGCGAAACCGGTCGGCCGCCGCTCGGCGGTATGATCCAGGTGTTCTGGCCGGGCGACGATGGGCTCTTCCCGTGGGATCCGGATAGTACAGATGAGTTCCGCGACCAGCCGAGGCTGGATATTTCATGGAAGAAGGACTGA